A single genomic interval of Aedes aegypti strain LVP_AGWG chromosome 1, AaegL5.0 Primary Assembly, whole genome shotgun sequence harbors:
- the LOC5567840 gene encoding mediator of RNA polymerase II transcription subunit 7, whose product MENTDAIQVSSFPLPPAQYYKLYTDENVRNNRAPKPPAPIQGTYQMFGQQFSTEDNIIRPLEAQGFKRLYPQHFDRRKELKKLNHSLLVNFLDLIDLLVHNPDSPQRAEKIEDLNLLFVHIHHLLNEFRPHQARETLRVMMELQKRQRQETTQRFQNHLEKVREMVNNAFASLPDPAESDRLNSTVEPMDTGDDGEAGKSRGEGCHPLDRLMCELVDKM is encoded by the exons ATGGAGAACACCGACGCAATCCAGGTCAGTTCGTTTCCCCTGCCGCCGGCTCAGTACTATAAACTGTACACCGATGAAAACGTCCGGAACAATCGGGCCCCGAAACCGCCAGCACCGATCCAGGGCACGTACCAGATGTTCGGCCAACAGTTCAGCACCGAGGACAACATCATACGGCCACTGGAGGCCCAGGGCTTCAAGAGGCTCTACCCGCAGCACTTTGACCGCAGGAAGGAGCTCAAGAAGTTGAACCATTCGCTGCTGGTTAACTTCCTGGATCTGATCGATTTGCTGGTGCACAATCCGGACAGTCCGCAACGGGCCGAAAAG ATTGAAGACCTGAACCTGTTGTTCGTCCACATTCACCATCTGTTGAACGAATTCCGGCCTCATCAAGCCCGGGAAACGCTCCGGGTGATGATGGAGCTGCAAAAGCGCCAACGGCAAGAAACCACCCAACGATTCCAGAACCACCTGGAGAAGGTACGGGAGATGGTGAACAATGCATTTGCTTCGCTTCCGGATCCGGCCGAGTCGGACCGATTAAATAGCACCGTGGAACCGATGGACACTGGCGACGACGGGGAGGCGGGTAAGAGTCGGGGCGAAGGATGCCATCCGCTGGACAGACTGATGTGCGAATTAGTGGACAAAATGTAG